A DNA window from Ancylothrix sp. D3o contains the following coding sequences:
- a CDS encoding bifunctional nuclease family protein has protein sequence MIEMKVAGIVLDAATRSPIVLLRDAAERRALPIYIGQDQAKAIINALENQTPPRPLTHDLMVNILQEWNMTVERIIIHSLQDNTFYAVLTLRQGEVKKEIDARPSDAIAIAIRTNSSIWVMEEVVADASIPVDREADEAERQAFRQFLSNLRPEDFTKRDQGSPGYNS, from the coding sequence ATGATTGAGATGAAAGTCGCTGGAATCGTTCTGGATGCCGCTACGCGAAGCCCGATTGTCCTACTCAGGGATGCAGCAGAACGTCGTGCACTTCCAATTTATATAGGTCAAGATCAGGCCAAGGCCATTATTAACGCCCTGGAAAACCAAACTCCTCCCCGCCCGCTCACCCATGACCTAATGGTAAATATTTTGCAAGAGTGGAATATGACGGTTGAACGAATTATTATTCACTCGTTACAAGATAATACTTTTTATGCCGTTTTAACACTTCGGCAAGGGGAAGTTAAAAAAGAAATTGATGCCCGTCCTAGTGATGCAATTGCGATAGCTATTCGGACAAATAGCTCTATCTGGGTGATGGAAGAAGTTGTCGCTGATGCTTCTATTCCTGTGGATCGAGAAGCTGATGAGGCAGAAAGACAAGCTTTTCGTCAGTTTTTGTCGAATCTTCGCCCCGAAGATTTTACCAAACGCGATCAAGGTAGCCCCGGCTATAATTCGTGA
- a CDS encoding riboflavin synthase: protein MFTGLIQGLGSLERISSERVRILCHPAGAKAILQDLALGDSVAVDGVCLTVEEILQNGFVAAASPETLRRTTLGLSEEASYVNLETSLRVGSKLGGHFVTGHVDGTGCLQEALETASSWEVTFSVSASPIGRYIVNKGSIAVNGISLTIAECDKAGSWFKVAVIPVTWAETNLQYLKPGSFVNLEGDIIGKYVEKFLGFNAPLQNHRQQAEEVITESFLAENGFM, encoded by the coding sequence GTGTTTACAGGACTGATTCAAGGACTAGGCTCCCTAGAGCGAATAAGCTCAGAGCGAGTAAGAATTTTATGCCACCCAGCCGGTGCTAAGGCGATTTTACAAGATTTAGCGCTTGGCGACAGTGTTGCAGTGGATGGGGTTTGCCTCACCGTTGAGGAAATTCTCCAAAACGGTTTTGTGGCGGCGGCTTCCCCAGAAACGCTACGTCGCACAACTCTGGGACTTTCCGAAGAAGCTTCCTATGTCAACCTCGAAACGTCGCTGAGGGTTGGCAGTAAATTAGGAGGGCATTTTGTCACCGGCCATGTGGACGGTACCGGCTGCTTGCAGGAAGCCCTAGAAACTGCTTCGTCGTGGGAAGTTACTTTTAGCGTTAGCGCCAGTCCCATTGGCCGATATATCGTCAACAAAGGCAGTATTGCTGTCAATGGCATTAGTTTAACTATTGCCGAATGTGACAAGGCCGGTTCTTGGTTTAAAGTTGCTGTTATTCCTGTTACCTGGGCAGAAACTAATTTGCAGTACCTCAAACCGGGTAGTTTTGTCAACCTCGAAGGCGATATTATTGGCAAATATGTGGAAAAGTTTCTCGGCTTCAATGCGCCTTTGCAAAACCACCGGCAACAGGCTGAAGAGGTTATCACAGAAAGCTTTTTAGCAGAAAACGGGTTTATGTAA
- a CDS encoding M23 family metallopeptidase encodes MQKPLGKPGSNYITLMRAIVGCGSIGILSSGIVMAQSQGAPDGMIDATTYSTPVNLEPAPADIAPIAPPEAAPIDIPVSEPGTQAPIDYSNVYIDPTNYNVGNTENYYEEPNSVVLSERSSGCEAVLGAGESPAGGVCGGGVEAPAYEPEPPATAYEPPATAYEPAAPAYEPEPVAPAYEPPAPAQTAEADFPPIQVPYAPNSEIPASAPVPQPEIAQQELNYGNPTSAPEYQPEIYSQPEEAIASDIQPVNVGPLNVSANGIGFSSSVPNDGYSYNPSIPRPALPIFPGNGNTSILFPLSIPSAITSAFGWRIHPISGGNSFHSGTDLGAPMGTPVLAALRGIVEVADYLGGYGLTVIVKHSQGTQETLYAHLSEILVRPGQPIEQGTPIGRVGSTGNSTGPHLHFEFRQLTANGWETLDAGAQLEIAMAQMVQGFQTVQAPPTPPSTKKGEIPVIALPAPQTPLQGPVLETASVIAKPPASQAAPKPISLPPVPPVAPKTQARAN; translated from the coding sequence ATGCAGAAACCGTTAGGAAAGCCTGGTTCTAATTACATAACCCTGATGCGGGCGATAGTTGGCTGCGGCAGTATAGGAATACTCAGCAGTGGAATCGTTATGGCCCAAAGCCAAGGCGCACCCGATGGCATGATTGATGCCACAACCTACTCAACTCCCGTCAACCTCGAACCGGCACCCGCAGACATAGCACCAATTGCCCCGCCAGAAGCCGCACCCATAGACATCCCCGTATCCGAACCAGGCACACAAGCGCCCATAGACTACAGTAATGTTTATATAGATCCCACAAACTATAATGTCGGTAACACAGAAAATTATTACGAAGAACCGAACTCAGTTGTTTTATCAGAACGTTCGAGCGGTTGTGAAGCCGTCTTAGGAGCCGGTGAAAGCCCCGCTGGCGGAGTATGCGGTGGAGGAGTGGAAGCACCGGCCTACGAACCCGAACCCCCAGCAACAGCCTACGAACCCCCAGCAACAGCCTACGAACCAGCAGCACCGGCCTACGAACCCGAACCAGTAGCACCGGCCTACGAACCCCCAGCACCGGCACAAACAGCAGAAGCCGATTTTCCCCCTATCCAAGTACCCTATGCGCCAAACTCCGAAATTCCTGCAAGCGCACCAGTTCCACAGCCAGAAATCGCTCAACAAGAGCTAAATTACGGTAATCCCACTTCGGCCCCAGAATACCAACCTGAAATTTACAGCCAACCCGAAGAAGCTATAGCCAGTGATATACAGCCGGTCAATGTTGGGCCATTAAATGTGAGCGCCAATGGCATCGGTTTTAGTTCCTCAGTGCCCAATGACGGATACAGCTATAACCCATCAATCCCAAGGCCAGCTTTACCGATATTCCCCGGTAACGGCAACACAAGTATTTTGTTTCCCCTGAGTATTCCCTCCGCCATCACCTCAGCCTTTGGCTGGCGCATACACCCAATTTCTGGCGGAAACAGTTTCCACAGCGGTACAGACTTAGGGGCACCAATGGGAACGCCGGTACTTGCAGCCTTAAGAGGCATCGTTGAAGTCGCAGACTACTTAGGCGGATATGGTTTAACCGTCATCGTCAAACACAGCCAAGGAACCCAAGAAACTCTCTACGCTCACTTATCAGAAATTTTAGTCCGCCCCGGACAGCCGATAGAACAGGGAACCCCCATCGGACGAGTTGGCAGCACCGGCAACTCCACCGGCCCACACCTGCATTTTGAATTCCGCCAACTCACCGCCAACGGTTGGGAAACCCTCGATGCCGGTGCCCAACTCGAAATCGCAATGGCTCAAATGGTACAAGGATTTCAAACCGTCCAAGCACCACCTACACCGCCCTCAACCAAAAAAGGCGAAATTCCTGTGATTGCCTTACCGGCACCCCAAACCCCCTTACAAGGGCCCGTTCTCGAAACCGCATCCGTCATAGCCAAACCTCCGGCATCTCAAGCCGCACCCAAACCCATCTCCCTACCCCCCGTCCCCCCAGTCGCGCCAAAAACGCAAGCTAGGGCGAATTAA